A genomic region of Vitis vinifera cultivar Pinot Noir 40024 chromosome 7, ASM3070453v1 contains the following coding sequences:
- the LOC100267903 gene encoding uncharacterized protein LOC100267903, translating to MWHEARRSERKVHDLMDAARKRAQRRAVFLAKRRGDPQQSIQVVGSRSRTYRDDGLYQATLDQQGLIPWNGKQNILIDRFDGRALLDFIRDSDSRHFRAQQKTEEEEELEEFVNFERYRDLIKHRRRGFTDEEGLQHVNEEMEAKTVAPFTSDRSQLPQPPASKGSYSQVGFSYDGDGKEETHFSDGDNDDDDEDDEDDEDFNSDDSNDEGMDTIAKEFGVKRYGWLVYMDKKAKEEEKRQKEVIKGDPAIRKLSRKERRKASQIEREREREATRVTGTRMLQHDPYREPRRSPTYDAYPRSRRSRSRSRSYSPSYSRRYARGGHDDVHRSKSKTPKIEYITEFGGSADGDDPKFEGFSPPPSPPSHADALNRPSSGRILEALHVDPASGISLDKEKQSKVLKPSVSTSSALSKLSKPTTIGGPLKQQGEKKERPQERLKRIMSKQLNKQIKKDTAVEMAKKREQERQRLEKLAETSRLSRYRYRSRSRSDSRSPPRRHQRCRSPSRSRSSRRNYSSRARSPSWSGSGSHSRSQSPSRSHSRSPRVRSRTRY from the exons ATGTGGCATGAGGCGAGGAGGTCGGAGAGAAAAGTCCATGACCTCATGGACGCAGCTCGAAAGAGGGCTCAGAGACGAGCCGTGTTTCTGGCCAAGAGGCGTGGTGATCCTCAACAATCGATTCAAGTCGTAGGATCTCGCTCTCGCACGTACCGTGACGATGGTCTCTACCAAGCCACCCTTGATCAGCAAGGCCT GATACCTTGGAATGGGAAACAGAATATTTTGATTGACAG ATTTGATGGCCGTGCTCTACTTGATTTCATTCGAGATTCTGATTCCCGACATTTTCGGGCCCAACAGAAAACCGAGGAAGAGGAAGAATTAGAAGAGTTTGTTAATTTTGAGCGTTATCGGGATTTAATTAAGCATCGACGTAGAGGAT TTACTGATGAAGAGGGTTTGCAACATGTTAATGAAGAGATGGAGGCCAAGACTGTTGCTCCATTTACATCGGACAG ATCTCAGCTGCCACAGCCTCCAGCAAGCAAGGGTTCATATTCACAGGTGGGTTTCTCCTATGATGGAGATGGAAAAGAGGAAACTCATTTTTCAGATggtgataatgatgatgatgatgaggatgacGAGGATGATGAGGATTTTAACAGCGATGATAGCAATGATGAAGGAATGGATACAATAGCAAAAGAATTTGGAGTGAAGAGGTATGGTTGGCTTGTTTACATGGATAAAAAGGCTaaagaggaagagaaaaggCAAAAGGAAGTGATCAAGGGTGATCCTGCAATT AGAAAGCTGAGTcgcaaagaaagaagaaaggcTTCTCagatagaaagagagagagaaagagaagctACACGGGTGACTGGAACTCGCATGCTTCAGCATGATCCCTACAG GGAACCTAGAAGAAGTCCAACTTATGATGCTTATCCTCGTTCTAGAAG ATCGAGGTCAAGATCACGTTCATACTCCCCCTCATACTCCAGGCGCTATGCTCGTGGTGGGCATGATGATGTTCATCGAAGCAAATCAAAGACTCCTAAGATAGAATACATTACTGAATTTGGAGGCTCTGCCGATGGTGATGATCCAAAGTTTGAAGGATTTTCTCCACCACCATCTCCTCCATCTCATGCTGATGCGTTGAACCG GCCTTCATCTGGTCGCATACTTGAGGCACTGCATGTTGATCCTGCTTCTGGCATATCCCTTGACAAGGAAAAGCAGTCCAAAGTGTTGAAGCCATCAGTGAG TACATCATCTGCATTGTCAAAGCTAAGCAAGCCAACAACTATTGGAGGCCCCTTAAAACAACAGGGGGAAAAGAAGGAAAGACCCCAAGAACGGCTCAAAAGGATCATGAGCAAGCAGCTAAACAAACAAA TAAAAAAGGATACTGCAGTTGAAATGGCTAAGAAACGAGAACAGGAGCGCCAGAGGCTGGAGAAACTGGCAGAAACAAGCCGATTAAGTCGATACAGGTATCGTAGCCGCAGCAGAAGTGACAGTCGCTCGCCTCCTAG AAGACACCAGCGCTGCAGAAGTCCAAGTAGGAGTAGGAGTTCGCGAAGAAATTATTCTTCCCGTGCCCGTTCGCCATCCTGGTCTGGTTCAGGCTCTCACTCCCGCTCTCAATCTCCTTCTCGTTCTCATTCCCGCTCACCAAG GGTAAGAAGCCGCACAAGGTACTGA
- the LOC100262755 gene encoding uncharacterized protein LOC100262755: MVDVDRRMTGLNPAHIAGLRRLSARAAAPSTVSTALPVRNGLISFTTLADKVIAHLQNSGIQVQAGLSDAEFARAEAEFGFAFPPDLKAVLSAGLPVGPGFPDWRAAGARLRLRASLDLPIAAISFQIARNSLWSKSWGPRPSDPEKALRIARNALKRAPLLIPIFNHCYIPCNPSLAGNPIFFVDENRIFCCGLDLSDFFERESLFQSSDPQVLKKQRSVSEKTAGSSSNFSRRSLDTGGLAGGRTPRWVEFWSDAAIDRRRRNSSSSSSSSPERFFDMPRSEIPKWVDEYIEQIGSVLREGGWDESDIAEIVTVSASGFFEGEMVLLDNQAVLDALLLKADRFSDSLRKAGWSSEEVSDALGFDYRPEKERKPAKKLAPELVERIGKLAESVSRS, translated from the coding sequence ATGGTCGACGTCGACCGAAGGATGACCGGTCTGAACCCGGCCCATATAGCTGGTTTGCGGCGGCTCTCTGCTAGGGCGGCCGCTCCATCCACTGTCTCTACTGCGCTGCCGGTTCGGAACGGGCTTATTTCTTTCACGACGCTGGCTGATAAGGTCATCGCTCACCTGCAAAACTCTGGTATACAGGTTCAAGCCGGGCTGTCGGATGCGGAGTTTGCCCGCGCTGAGGCGGAATTTGGTTTCGCGTTTCCGCCGGATCTTAAGGCGGTTCTCTCCGCTGGGTTGCCGGTGGGACCTGGGTTTCCGGACTGGCGCGCTGCTGGGGCTCGTCTTCGGCTCCGGGCGTCGCTTGATCTGCCTATAGCTGCGATTTCGTTCCAAATTGCTCGCAACTCGCTCTGGTCCAAGTCTTGGGGTCCGAGACCCTCCGACCCGGAGAAGGCTTTGCGGATCGCGAGGAATGCTCTGAAGAGGGCGCCACTTTTGATACCCATCTTCAACCATTGCTACATTCCCTGCAATCCATCTTTAGCGGGAAACCCCATTTTCTTCGTGGATGAGAATCGGATCTTCTGCTGCGGTTTGGATCTATCTGATTTCTTCGAGCGCGAGTCTCTGTTTCAAAGCTCTGACCCGCAGGTTCTCAAGAAGCAAAGATCCGTTAGCGAAAAAACAGCCGGTTCTTCTTCGAATTTCTCTCGTAGAAGCCTAGATACCGGTGGCCTCGCCGGCGGGAGGACGCCCAGATGGGTGGAGTTTTGGAGCGATGCCGCCATTGATCGGAGGCGCAGAAACTCATCGTCCTCTTCGTCTTCGTCCCCGGAGCGCTTCTTCGACATGCCAAGGTCCGAAATCCCGAAATGGGTCGATGAGTACATCGAACAAATTGGGTCAGTCCTGAGAGAAGGCGGGTGGGACGAATCCGATATTGCAGAAATAGTAACCGTTTCGGCCTCCGGATTCTTCGAAGGGGAGATGGTTCTGTTGGATAACCAAGCCGTTCTCGACGCACTGCTTCTGAAAGCGGATCGGTTTTCAGACTCGCTCCGGAAAGCCGGGTGGAGCTCCGAAGAAGTATCGGATGCATTAGGGTTCGATTATCGACCGGAGAAAGAACGGAAACCGGCTAAGAAGTTAGCCCCAGAGCTCGTCGAGAGAATCGGAAAACTGGCTGAGTCGGTCTCCAGGTCATGA
- the LOC100245587 gene encoding protein DCL homolog, chloroplastic — MASVARSSPPLQIHHLHTNPISLHPSHPILHFATHRTPSVPALKTASDGSQEVYGPDLLRKPHVSAPDDEGDRKRTKRKGGEWVDWEDQILEDTVPLVGFVRMILHSGKYRSGERLSPEHEKIILERLLPYHPGYERKIGSGIDYITVGYHPEFESSRCLFIVRKDGELVDFSYWKCIKGFIRKNYPLYADSFILRHFRQHRRSE, encoded by the exons ATGGCTTCCGTGGCCAGATCCTCACCTCCACTGCAGATTCACCACCTCCACACAAACCCCATCTCCCTCCACCCTTCTCATCCTATCCTCCACTTCGCAACCCACCGAACCCCATCTGTTCCTGCACTCAAAACTGCATCAGACGGAAGCCAAGAAGTATACGGCCCTGATTTGCTGAGGAAGCCCCATGTATCTGCACCGGACGACGAGGGTGATCGGAAGAGGACGAAGAGGAAAGGGGGTGAGTGGGTGGACTGGGAGGATCAGATTCTGGAGGACACTGTCCCTCTTGTTGGCTTTGTCAGAATGATTCTTCACTCCGGAAA ATACAGAAGTGGTGAGAGACTGAGCCCtgaacatgagaaaataattctGGAGAGATTGCTTCCATATCATCCTGGATATGAGAGGAAGATCGGAAGTGGAATCGACTATATCACG GTTGGGTATCACCCAGAATTTGAAAGTTCTCGGTGTTTATTCATTGTGAGGAAGGATGGAGAGCTGGTTGATTTCTCATACTGGAAATGCATAAAGGGTTTTATCAGGAAGAACTATCCCTTGTATGCAGACAGTTTCATTCTCAGACATTTCCGACAGCATAGGCGCAGTGAATGA
- the LOC100250717 gene encoding uncharacterized protein LOC100250717: MMTRTNQSVALRAHKLSPPLITESSTYRPSISKPKSPRGPGSAHLRTSPAEGVGGQHHMSEAHAPPLAPPPAPLYKQRSWSPDSPDTYRDEAWQRRKGNNTRRSRRRSKSVTDEDLDELKACIELGFGFDSPDMDQRLSDTLPALGLYKAVNKQYFDTVAKSLSPSSSTMSECDPPSPLGSPHTIFGPGDNPQTVKTRLRHWAQVVACSVRQSSG; this comes from the exons ATGATGACGCGGACCAACCAAAGCGTTGCGTTGAGGGCCCACAAGCTCAGCCCACCCCTTATAACCGAATCCTCAACCTATCGGCCCTCAATATCGAAACCAAAAAGCCCAAGAGGTCCAGGGTCCGCCCACCTCCGCACATCCCCGGCCGAGGGGGTTGGGGGCCAACACCACATGTCTGAGGCCCACGCGCCACCCCTAGCGCCGCCACCGGCGCCTCTATACAAGCAGCGATCGTGGTCGCCCGACTCGCCCGACACCTACCGCGACGAGGCATGGCAGCGCCGCAAGGGCAACAACACCCGCCGCTCCCGCCGCCGCAGCAAGAGCGTCACCGACGAGGATCTGGATGAGCTCAAGGCCTGCATCGAGCTCGGTTTCGGCTTCGACTCGCCGGATATGGATCAACGCTTGTCCGATACTCTGCCGGCGTTGGGCCTTTACAAGGCCGTCAATAAGCAGTACTTCGACACCGTCGCCAAGTCGTTGTCTCCGTCTTCATCAACGATGTCCGAATGCGATCCACCGTCTCCCCTGGGCAGCCCCCACACCATATTCGGTCCCG GTGATAATCCACAGACGGTGAAGACAAGGTTGAGACACTGGGCTCAGGTGGTTGCTTGTTCGGTGAGGCAGAGTTCTGGTTGA